One part of the Parambassis ranga chromosome 8, fParRan2.1, whole genome shotgun sequence genome encodes these proteins:
- the kcnj12b gene encoding ATP-sensitive inward rectifier potassium channel 12 yields MSVGRAHHHHHHHHHHSSLSCEEEGLRLSTMPAVGSFGNGKIHTRRKYHSRFVTKSGQCNIHFANMDEKSQRYISDIFTTCVDIRWRYMFLLFSLVFVVSWLSFGLAFWVIGLLHGDMDRPAEDTDFVPCVNQVNTFVAAFLFSIETQTTIGYGARCVTEECPAAIFMVVFQSIMGCIIDAFMIGAIMAKMARPKKRAETLLFSHNCVIAMRDGKLCLMFRVANLRKSHIVEAHVRAQLVKPRYTEEGEYIPLDQLDMNVGYDKGTDRLFLVAPLTVIHEIDEESPLFGISKQDLETSDFEIVIILEGLVEATAMTTQARSSYLPSEILWGHRFEPVIFEEKSQYRIDYSYFHKTFEVPSTPRCSAKDMEERKFPTSGANSFCYENELAFISRDEEEEEEEGEEGSTEKEQDRKCSSELMNELSTAGLDPLSSSRRESEI; encoded by the coding sequence ATGAGCGTGGGAAGggctcaccaccaccaccaccaccaccaccaccacagttCCCTCTCCTGTGAAGAAGAAGGCCTCAGACTGAGTACCATGCCTGCTGTGGGAAGCTTTGGAAATGGAAAGATCCACACGAGACGCAAATACCACAGCCGCTTCGTCACCAAATCCGGCCAGTGCAACATCCACTTCGCCAACATGGACGAGAAATCACAGCGGTACATATCGGACATTTTCACCACCTGCGTGGACATCCGCTGGCGGTACATGTTCTTGCTGTTTAGCCTGGTGTTTGTGGTGTCCTGGCTCTCATTTGGCTTGGCCTTCTGGGTCATTGGCCTGCTGCACGGCGACATGGACCGTCCTGCAGAAGACACCGATTTCGTCCCCTGCGTCAACCAGGTCAACACCTTTGTGGCAGCTTTCCTGTTCTCCATTGAGACCCAGACCACTATTGGATATGGCGCTCGCTGCGTGACAGAAGAATGCCCAGCAGCTATCTTCATGGTGGTCTTCCAGTCGATCATGGGCTGCATCATCGACGCCTTTATGATCGGCGCCATCATGGCCAAGATGGCAAGGCCCAAAAAGCGTGCAGAGACGCTGCTTTTCAGCCACAATTGTGTGATCGCCATGCGTGATGGGAAGCTTTGCCTCATGTTCAGAGTTGCTAATCTACGGAAGAGCCACATCGTGGAGGCTCACGTTCGAGCCCAGCTGGTGAAGCCACGCTACACAGAGGAAGGCGAGTACATCCCGCTGGATCAGCTCGACATGAACGTTGGATACGACAAAGGCACTGACCGCCTGTTTCTGGTTGCTCCCCTCACCGTCATACACGAGATCGATGAAGAAAGCCCGCTGTTCGGCATTAGCAAGCAAGACCTAGAAACATCTGACTTTGAGATAGTGATTATCCTTGAAGGGTTGGTGGAGGCGACGGCCATGACGACACAGGCCCGCAGCTCCTACCTGCCCTCGGAGATCCTGTGGGGTCACCGCTTCGAGCCTGTCATCTTTGAGGAGAAAAGCCAGTACAGGATAGATTACTCCTACTTTCACAAGACTTTTGAAGTACCGTCCACACCCAGGTGCAGCGCCAAGGACATGGAGGAGAGAAAATTCCCAACATCCGGTGCCAACTCCTTCTGCTATGAGAACGAGCTGGCATTCATCAGcagggatgaggaggaggaggaggaggaaggggaggaaggTAGCACAGAGAAGGAGCAGGACAGGAAGTGTTCGTCTGAGTTAATGAATGAGCTCAGCACTGCTGGGCTGGATCCATTATCATCTTCCCGCAGAGAATCAGAGATTTAA